In the genome of Impatiens glandulifera chromosome 6, dImpGla2.1, whole genome shotgun sequence, the window AGGAAAGAATCCATGAACAACGCTTGGAAGTAGCTTGATGAATGTTATGCACAACAACAACAGGTCACTCAAGCATCAACTCACTATAGGTTCTATTTATCCACCACTtttaaaatgacataaattgggTAAGAAAaacttagtgttagatgtcatactcGAATCTGCATTTTCAAAACTAGTATGTTGTATTCAAACTTGATTCGAAATGGACACtcaataaaagttaaaattctacctacccaatttataaattttaaaataattattttgaataaataaaatcaaaataattaacccaaggCCAAAgcctaattaaacaattaattagattaattattgtgataattaaaacctaattaattaaggaaaatgaccaaataaaataaataaaattatttaagataaatgttgtactcattttatttcaaattattttagaaaaatcaaaaggattaaaataaataatttaggataaaatgtAGTACCCATTTTAtcccccaaaattatttatttaacccaaaaatataaaaaataaataaataaaataatttggcaaaatatttgtcatatttattttaaatatgttgtgTGTTTTAAGGATTTAAAATAAAGCCAAAAGAGTaatagaaaaatcaatttcaaataaactcttaaggttttaaaataaaaataaaatcagtaaTTCAGTGCAGTCGAAACCCAAAGAATTCGCTGCAACAAGAATTACAACTAATAGATAGTGTTGTTTGCGTCGCCCGCTGCAACAGAAGGAGCGTGCGCCCGCGTTAGGCAAAGCAACTAACCCCCTGTTGCGTTAGTTGAAACGTAACAAAGCGTTTGGAACGTAACGAAACACAAACGGAACACTAACAAACCGTTCTGCGTCTGCGTTTTTGCCCGAAACAATGTCGTTTCACTTACGGCCTTCGTCTTCGTCGCAATCGCCGGAAGGATAAGAATAACAACcatctttgatttctcaaagatggaactctaATATTTCTCAATCATTTGGACTAATTCAAAAAGTGAAATAATCAtcctacttcggtgatcatttcccctacatctAGGTGCATCATTGATGCCTATTCCGATAACTGGCCgaaagaacaaccaaaacaccaTAAGTGGTGTTTGACTAATTCAAGCAACTTAGCTTCCTCAACCGACTTTGAGAGGTTATAAATAGTCTCTCTTAACAATTTTGAACCTAAAAGATTACATCTTAAGCCTCAAATTAGAATTTACCATAAATTTGTCATTGAAGCTCAAAGTttctagatttttcaaaattttgttccAAATCTTAAATCTTGGATCCAAACATCCCAAGAGCTTCCATAAGGcttaaggagtgttcttcaatccttaaTATGCTTCCAATCATCCTTTGATTCATACTtacaatttgaaattgaaatttgtatattttaatttttataagctTGTATGTTGTCTAGTTCTTGAACTTTTTGATTGGAAACCGATCTAAGGATCATTTACAAGTTTCCTGTGAAATCTAGgatcgatcaatcgatctaaaatgaaaaaaaaaaaacaaatttgaatttgggaAAATTACAAATGGTTTTTTATTTCTTGGGTTAATCATCAAGAACAACGGCTTAAAATGTTTCCAAACATGTTTCTACTGATGTTGgaaaactatttggatcatgtttgatccatctcgaatgtgtttgatcaaaatcaaaattttcaaaataaatgaaaattttgagtgtTTGAATTTGTCCAAATGAACCGCCAGTGTTCATATTTGGTACCAATCAATTATATAAAGTATAGGGAAGTTATTGGAAAGCTCCTTACGCCTCATTGCAACTTTAAAACCATAAACCAAATTTATGTTCCTAAACTATTTTGATGAAAATGAACATATCCAGCTTGAATCACACCTGAAGGTACTTAGGCCTTACATCAAAATTGTAAAACCcataattttgatgtttttgaggACTGACAAGTCCGACCAGGACCAAGAGATCTGACCGAGGCTTTTCAactaggatcgagaggtccgaTCGAAGTTTTTCAACTAGGACCGTGGACACCGATCCTAAGGCCTTtttggttccaattttaaattttcaaaattatttttataactcttgaaccctaaatcattttctaaaaatcccaaaaaaatagaaaatgatttcaaaatatttttgagatatttttacaaaaaaatattttgataaaagtttgtttgagatttatttttaaaccctaatgtcttttaaactgatttgttatcatttttaaatacacaaaaatatgtgCATGTCCAGGAacggaagaataattggttaaataattaaaatgttatacaatcGATTTTTAAAAGCCAAGACTTTATAGAGTAGAGATCGGTTTTAAAACGAGTATATAGGATTAAGCAAGAAAACCCTTTtttgagtatcaccaaacttcgaactAAAACGAATCTTTGgtgaaaaatacgtttgtacaagTAAaccttttattgatttaaaacaAATCAGTTGGAGATTGAATATATTGGAGATtgaataaataatcttttaaattaattatttttaattaatttaaacacaaattttcaaaaatcaaattttaatttgtttaaccaaattaattatttttataattaattttaaaatattcctgACACGCAAATTGATGTTGAAAATTTTCGAGTCTTAAATTTTTTCGTTAAATTTTTTCGTGACCAACAAATTTTCACGGGTATAAAACTAtactaattttgttttgaaaaaacttttttttttataaaaaaagtggattattttaataaattaataaaattttatattaatattattttaaatgttataaaaagtaaaataagagtaatttgatatttttattcgtgATTTAAGCGggaattatttagattaaataattgaaatcaAATAAGTTTCCcctaatatattttgtttagaatatatgtttttttatcatCTTAATTGACctagtattatttttaatttctttttaagaaTGGACTAATatagtttatttgattttggttatttaaagtttttttttataatttttattaaaattttatttgatgaaaaataaattattttagttatatgCTGTTGAATTATTACCatgttactttatttttaaaatttacgcatataattttatttgattttggttattttaagttttttaataaatttttattttatttgatgaaaaatatattattttatttttaatgggttgaattattataatattatttaatatttaaaatttaaataaaaaataaagtaagaatagtaagaatattttaattaatttaataattaaaaaataatataattgagttttagttaaaaatcaaaaaaaaaataaaaaaaaatgaaatttaattttctaatttcaatttaattttgtatgacCTAAATAACCACAAGTGTGCCCTAGGATGATATTTCAAGCCGCCGCTAGAGAGAGAGGTTTTTAGGAAcggctctctctctctctctgctCTATCAAAGGTTGATTGATACTCATGCTCTTTTGTAGGCTGGACTAGGGTTTCAAACGTTCGTAGCAACTCAAAGGACGCAGCGTTTCGTGATCTTTACTACATTTCCCCTCCTTCATCTCGCCATATACAGTTGTCTGAAGAAGCTTTTCTGTACGCAGGTGATCTCTTTTTTCCCTCCTTGTCTGATTTGTTTTTTTCCGATTGCTTTCCTATTTGAGCATGTAAAGTCACCGAATTGATTGATTCACTCTGCGTGGAGTGAACAAAAGTTGTGGAGAGGCGGTCAGTTCAACTTGTTAATGTCAGTGTGGAATAAGCTTTTAGATTCTTCATTATCTGTCGCCAATTGATTGGATATGTTTAGAAGATGCAAAAATATGTAACATACTtttctaattcaaaataaaaattatagttttGATGAATAAGTTGATTTATTTGGGTTTAAATGAAGAAAATTGGCAATCAGATTCTTTATGCATCATATGTGACTTACCCAATAATTTAGCAATATCTTCAATTGGAActgattgttttttttaacttgtcTCTACAAttctatatttttgttttgttggaTCTTAAGACTGTTATTGTCTTCTTTTTGCTAATCTCATTGCAGCTTTATCTGTTATTAAGTATCTCACTCTTTCATTAACTTTGTCATAGTTCTTGAAGGTTTTCATTTCCTTGTGTAGCAAAATTTGGCGATGAAGCTCTTTGATGGTGGTGACAGTTTTGAGGAGGATATATCAAAGATTGAGATCGACAAAGATTATGCCCGTCGATTTGAGCACAACAAGAAGAGAGAGGATCTGCAAAAGTTAGATGAGCTTAAGAAGAAAGGAATTGTAAATGAATCCTCTGATGAATCATCAGAAGATGAATATGATGATTCTCACTTGGTTGACCCGAAGAAGGATTTGCAGTTCTTGAATGCTTTGATTAAAGCAAAGAAAGGGGATCTCTCAAAAGACAAAGAGGTTAAGCTTTTCGAGTCCGAAGATGAAGAggacgaggatgaagacgaagatGAAGAGGAGGGGAGGAGGGGCAAAAGCGTAAAACCAATGTACTTGAAAGATGTGACTGCAAAACACTTGATTGAGGAGGGACCTGAGTTTGATGATGTTATTGAAGAGAGTAAGGGATCGGTTATCAAGAGCCACTCAGAGGAGATGGAGGAAATGAGGCGAGCATTTATCGACGAGGCAAATGCAGCTTTCTGTGTTGCTGATGGTGATGGAGAACTCTTGATGGAGAAAAAAAGGGGGAAGGAGGAAATTGATAACGAAAATGACCAAGATATTCAAGTTCTATGCGACGAAGCTTTTGGTGTTGACGATAATCTAGATGAGGATGATAAGTTTCTCAAGgagtatataaaaaataggttTTGGATTGGTGATGAGAAAGATGATAATAAGCCAGCGAACGAAGACGTACTCGATTTTTCTGAGGATGAAGAGGTAATTAACCAGCAAGAGAAGTACGAGATCGGATACAACTTCAGGCACGAAGAAAGCGCCGGCGATAGAGTATTAGGACACTCGAGGGTCATCGAGGGTTCCGTGAGGAAGAAAACGAATGCTCGAAAAACTCAAAGGGAACGGAAAGAGGAGAGGCTAGCACAAGCAGAATTCGAGAGAAAGGAGGAGTTGAAACACCTTaagaatttgaagaaaaaagaaatgaaagagaAGCTCGAGAAGATCAGGGAAACCGCGGGTATAGTGAAAGATGGGTTTTGTCCGTTGGATGTTGACGATCTAGAAAAAGAGTTTGACCCTGATGAGTACGATCGAAAGATGAGAGAAGCTTTCAACGACGAATACTATGACGCAGTCGATGCTAACCCTAATTTTGAGACCGATGACGAAAACGACGATATTGAAAAATTGGAGAAACCAGATTTCGATAAAGAGGATGAATTGCTCGGACTCCAGAAAGGTTGGAGCGAACCAGGAAATGGGTTCTTAGCAGCTcgagagaaatatttaaaatcaaatgcAAAAGGAGAAGTAAATGATGATTCTGATTCAGATTCAGATGATAATGAGAAGCAAAAAAGGGGAAAGGTAGTATCAACGGCTGAGAAGGAGATTCTAGACAAGGAATTGGATGAGTATTATAAGTTAGACTATGAAGATACGATAGGAGACTTGAAGACAAGATTCAAATACAAAGAAGTAGGTTCGAAACGATACGGTTTAACTGTAGAAGAAATCTTAATGCTTGATGATAACGAGTTGAATCAATATGTTTCTCTTAAGAAACTTGCTCCTTACGTGGAAAAAGAATGGAAGGTACCACGTGAAAAACGATACCAACAAAAACAGAGGAATAGGATGCTTCTTCTAGAAGCCGCGGGATTGAAGGACCATAAATACAACAATAAGAAGAATCAGAAAGACGATAAGGGGAAATCACCTGTCTTGGAAGAAGGTAACGATGCTGGTGGTGAGAGCAAGCAGTCAAGTCGGAGTAGGAAAAGGAAGAGGCAAGCTGAACTTAAGCTATCGCGGTCTAGGCTTATGGCTTATGGTAAAATACCATCCTCTTCTGGAAAGAGTAAAAAGAAATGAAGTGTtcttttattctaaaaaaactgTTTTGCTGTTTTACGTCTTGTCGaaaattttagtgttttttttgGAGTAGAGAAGACTTGtctgttgtttcaatatttgatttatttttggcTGCAGTTGAACATTTAAAATACTGGAATTGTTTTTTTCAGAAAAATGTTGGAATTGGGTTGAAAGAGCTCATACTATTGTTGTTTACTTCAATTACTTCTTAATATGAAGTATTACTGTCTTCTTAATCGGTTATCTTGTTCCAATATTCTTAATTgtcaaagttaaaattgatttactttttgtttggtataagatttagataattatgtgttttgttCCAATCTTCTTAATTGTCAAAGTCCCTTCAACTAGTACTACATTCATAAGTGGCCACTGTAACTGCAAACCCCCAATAGAGAAGGAGTGGCTGCGGCATCAATGGATATCTCTCTGACAAGCTTTGTGGTAAGACTCCATCTTCTCAGAGCTATGTTCTAGAAATGCCTTATTTTCCCAATTGCACGATTAATATTGCCTTACTTTTCTCCTTATTGAAAGGGCCTGCGATAGCCATGGCTCAACTATATAACATGTCTCTAGGAAATTTGCCTAAGTAAGTTAAATGATGAGAGTTTTATGCATTGGTCGTAGGGTTGGCTGAAAAGCCATGGAAGACGTCTGATGCGAGGCTGCTTGTTCTTGAAGATGGTTCAGTCTGGAAGGCCAAGTCTTTTGGTGCTAAAGGAATCCAAGTTGGTGAAGTAGTATTCAATACTTCCTTAACAGGGTAAAAACTGCCTTCACTCTCTTTGTTTTCCAGCACTTAACTCATTGAATTTTAATGGTTAATCACGAGAGGCTTTGAAAATCCCTAAAGCTTTGTTTCATTTAACATAGTTATTTTTCTTGGAGTTGAGGAATTCTGTTAACTGAGTAATATATTTTTCTGGATAGTGGAATTTTCCGGTATTAAGGTTGTGGAAGAATCAGCATACAGTAGCTACAATTGAGAGTTCTCTTGAACAaatcatttcatcttctttgcTTATGATCTTCTATTGGTTGATCCATGCCTTTTTTTGCAAATTATCTTTGAAACTTAGGGCTGGTATGATGAAGCtttatcccatcatcaatcacttTATCATTTAAATCATCTACTTATGTCTTTTCACCTACAATTCAAAGGTGCATATTGGATAGTACACAAAATACCCTATTATACtgtttttttcttaactaaTCCAACTTTGATGTATTCTCCTTTTGACAAAATAAGTTTAGCCGATACAACAGTTCTTCACCTTCCTGTTTTGATTGATTTGTTGCAGATATCATGAAATACTTACAGCCCCAAGCTATAATGGACAGTTTGTTTTGATGACAAATCCACATATCGGCAACACTTAGACTGAGACAAGATGAAAGTCTTATAGGCGTGTTAAGCACGGAAAATGATAATTCGGACAAACAACTTTTGGAGATTGTTTGCCTTCcgaaaaatatgattttttagacttttaagaaataaatataaaatataaatatcttattgacaattttgaaataaaattaaatcaaatcgaGGAATTGTTTGAAAGTAAAATTGTGATGAAAATTTTGCcaattaaattttcttataaaattaggaaaaataaattattggtaGGTAAATTAATAACGTTTTTGAAAAGAGATTCTTTAAGAGTTTGGTGTTTGGTTACACAAAAAAACTTTGACGTTTTTGGCGTTATGTTTCACATGCTTGTTAAAAAATTGCCTCTAATTCtaatattttggtcatttttaaaaaatattttatacttattttatctGTCAATTcctatcaaatttaatttaaaggtaaaacatattaattataataaagaataataataattattcataaataaataaattaaaaaataaaagagattaaaatttattatattaaaaaattaattttatgaatataaataaatcagtTCACTATTGGAGTTTTATAATTAAGACACAAaacttaaaacaaatattttaaaaaataaatcaa includes:
- the LOC124944054 gene encoding protein KRI1 homolog, whose translation is MKLFDGGDSFEEDISKIEIDKDYARRFEHNKKREDLQKLDELKKKGIVNESSDESSEDEYDDSHLVDPKKDLQFLNALIKAKKGDLSKDKEVKLFESEDEEDEDEDEDEEEGRRGKSVKPMYLKDVTAKHLIEEGPEFDDVIEESKGSVIKSHSEEMEEMRRAFIDEANAAFCVADGDGELLMEKKRGKEEIDNENDQDIQVLCDEAFGVDDNLDEDDKFLKEYIKNRFWIGDEKDDNKPANEDVLDFSEDEEVINQQEKYEIGYNFRHEESAGDRVLGHSRVIEGSVRKKTNARKTQRERKEERLAQAEFERKEELKHLKNLKKKEMKEKLEKIRETAGIVKDGFCPLDVDDLEKEFDPDEYDRKMREAFNDEYYDAVDANPNFETDDENDDIEKLEKPDFDKEDELLGLQKGWSEPGNGFLAAREKYLKSNAKGEVNDDSDSDSDDNEKQKRGKVVSTAEKEILDKELDEYYKLDYEDTIGDLKTRFKYKEVGSKRYGLTVEEILMLDDNELNQYVSLKKLAPYVEKEWKVPREKRYQQKQRNRMLLLEAAGLKDHKYNNKKNQKDDKGKSPVLEEGNDAGGESKQSSRSRKRKRQAELKLSRSRLMAYGKIPSSSGKSKKK